In Onychostoma macrolepis isolate SWU-2019 chromosome 17, ASM1243209v1, whole genome shotgun sequence, the DNA window aaataagttaagtgaattgtcaagttcacttaactttttaaaaaattattatttacttaatcattttaaggcaacgggtttcctaattttcaacttatcactttttacagtgtaatttgtaatgaaaattgttttatattcaGAAAATAGAAGTATTTTTACTAATGGCATCAGACCCACTTTATGAAACAGTCCATATTTTGTGGTCTGCAGGTATGGTGGACTCCTCCATGATGCCTATCATGGGTTACCTAGTAGATCTGAGGCACGTGTCTGTGTACGGTAGTGTGTACGCCATTGCTGATGTTGCCTTCTGCATGGGCTTTGCATTTGGTAAGTTTTccaattctgttattaattctcatgaattaatttgaatttCTACTTTCGAAAGTGTGAACTGCATTTAACACTCATGTGTGTTGTATAGGTCCATCAGCAGGCGGGGCGATAGCGCGGAGCATTGGCTTCCCCTGGCTCATGACCATCATTGGTGTGGTAGACATCCTGTTTGCTCCTCTCTGTTTCTTCCTGCGAAATCCTCCTGCCAACGAGGAAAAGATGGTCAGACCCCACAACATGTCATCCATCAATTCAACATACGTTACATTCATTCCAGTCTACTCACTCTCAAACACAAATATTAATGCAGTGTTACAGCTCATATGCTTATATTTACAATTccaaataattttcatttgaaatctgTTTTACTCCTAAAGTGTGACAATTTCCATGCAAAACTGGATATTAAATTAGAagatttgattttatacaattgTACTTTGCTGCAAGATGGAAGACGCATGTATCCTGACTCGTATCCATACTCCcttcattattatcattattattattccaatAATAACCATATGTTCACTCTCCACCTGCCATTCAATCATgctttcattttgatttaatcTCTAACTTCAAGTCACTGACATGATAGAATATGACTTCAATAGGAAATTGTTACATAATAGCTACAAATAAAAACTGCGCAGGATGCCCTTAAGCTAAGATCAAAGAGTGATGTTGATCTGAACAGACTCGTGCATTTGCCCTCAAATGTTGCGTGATCAAAGCCAAGCATCACGGGCTTTCTTTCTCAAGAGGAGCACTACACTGTTCCTGAAGAGCACTaacatgcacacgcacacaagCCAGATCTGCACGTCTTTATCAAAGCCTCATTCAATCACAGTGCAATAAACCCACCATCTCTCACTAGCAATGAGATCAGCTCCGCCCATAACTGATGATGTCACGAATGCTTCCATTGAGTGTGAAATCGAATCGCTAGTGGAGACAGTGAGGTTACGCAATTTAGACCTCTTTATTTGTCCTTTTCTGAAATGAAAGTTTCTGTCAATAGCAGTAGCCAACCAGATTAACACAGAGTACCACCTTCAAATTAAATGAAGAAATCTTTAaagtgtttaataaaaaataaataaactaaccATAAAAACACAGACTGACAAATAAATAGACTAGAATAGATTCCAAAATAAATTACTACATAGATAGCTAACATTATAAACATGAATTGAAATGAggcatcatttatttattttattcagaattaatttatttgtaaatttgaagtgtttttattttataaatataataatttcatttcatttatttgataaataaattacatttttattttaatattttatttatttataagtacatctatttatttgtcAATTTAACAGGTTATTGATTTGAAAggtatttaataaattgatcATTGTTGTTTGTCACTGCTGGTCTTTCATAACTGCACGTCTACAGAGAATTAGTGGCATCGGAGATAAAAAATTTCCAAAATTTCACATATAAATGAGACAGAAGTGATTTTGTGAGTCCGGAATGATGTTCCAAAAGTTTTCTTCCTTTCCGTCTGTACACTGCCGCTCTTTAATGTCAATCTTTTGCACAATCTTTTGCGCAAGCAAAGCGATAATCAACATCGAATCGTGTGATAAATTGTTTCCTGCATACATAAATGTTGTGCAAATACATAAAAGCTAAGTCTTTGTAAACGCACAGTATATGTGCTTTGATGTGGTTTGTATGTGGCATAAGATCACTCTAGATAAATGTAAGGTGTCCTGTACACCAATAATGGTTTCTtacctctttctctttctcaggCCATTCTGATGGACTCTAACTGCTCAATGAAGACCCGTTCTTACTCCACCCAGGGCTCCAGCTACCAAATGGGTGACGATTTTGATCCCGAGAGCCCTGAATAAGCCTCATCAAAGCCCTCGACCATGTATGTCACCCAGAGTATCTATTTTGCTGTATGAAAGAGGAAAGCAACAGACTTTAAAGAAAACCACAATGCTAATTGGTGAGAATGTCCCATATCTGTCCCTCACTGTCCTGTGGTTGTGATGGTCATGTTCTTCTGAAGCAAACCAAAGTTGTTCTCGTTGCTGTTTGTTCTCAGTGTGGGAGAGGTGAAATATCTAACCAACAGCCTTATCGATATGGATAACATTTGTGTGTGATTCAAAATGTGGGAATTCAGTGAGGATAAAAGGAAAACATTAACTACAATTTTCTTCAGcataacaatattaattttttctCATTCGAAAGTCAGACAGGGTAGCTGATCAGATTAATTCAGTATGACTTAATGGACAGATATGTACTGGATATTTATTGTTTGTCTGTTGTGGTAGGAAAGTATGGTCTTCATATATGTATCTATCGGTCCTGTTAAAGTCTTTTCATAGGCGTAAATGTCAGTGTATTCGAGTCAGAACTCACCTTGAAATGGGCCTTAAAATGTTGCTATACGTACCATAATCAGTTCAAACTACATCATATATGATAGAGAACAGCTTAAGAACATTTTAGGTCAATTAAAACTTGAATTTTCACGTTTGGGATCGATTTCTTCAAATCTGGTACATTATATGATTCCATTGCTGTTGTTTTCATTTAGGCTTTTTGatttttgacagcatcagaTAATCAAGCATAAGGTCAATAATTCCTCCTGTCACGTTCTGTTTATGTGACTTGCGTGATGTCCGCTAAAAATGATGTACTGTACTATCAAAGATGAGCCACAGCTAAATTTTGATTGCATATGGTGACAAACTGTTTCAGTTTAGTTAAAGTAAATTATTGCTGTAAAGCATCCAGATACTTTAGGTACTTTAGattatattttgcttttaaagtgtatatagtatatatatatatatatatttatatattttagtaagTCCTTTGAATGTGCTGGAATGCTAATACGTTCATTTGTTAAAGAATGCCTCAGTACTGCTCTTTCCcatttttgactttttcttttcctctgtttttttttgtttctagCAAATGTGTTCTTTTTAAGAACTGAACTGGCTGTGAAATGAAACATGGCCTTAAATTGAGCTCCTTAAATCTTAAAGCCATATTTGAAATTACTGGGGTTTTATCAAgactataaatatttatttaggcaATGAGCTTAATTATCAAGTCAGAGATCTGTGCaggtctttttatttatttatattattattaaataaagatgCATTCTATGCCTTAAAATCAGACAACCTGCTGCAAACACCATTTAATGGCAAGTGtagctgtaaatgtgtttttgagaaacaGAATTCAAGTCTTATTGTACCATGGACCGTATTCTTCATATgctaaatgacagcttaatctaacattaaaaacatgtacaatTCCCATCTTTTGTTTATCAAGTAGGCATTTTCATATTAGCTGAAATAATTGGTTTTGGAGTTAAATGATCTGGCTAGTACAGGTAAAGCAGTTTAGAAATAAGTCTTCAATATAGCTTGATTCTCCTTTATTTTCTTGGCATTGCTGTACTGAGGGAAACATCCATTTTATTGCAGGATACATCCAGGAAAATAAAGTCATAGATGTTTTCCTCTGGAGCTACAATCAGTTTAACGCAACAATTGCGACCAGAACTAGCCTTTGAGAAAAATCTTGTTAGCTCAGCTTTAAGTATCTGCACAACTGGAGGATGTTTGTGTTGGATGTGAGGAACGGTGCCCTGCTCCCAATCTCCTATCATAACAACTGCAGTTGTGGACTGAACAAATGCGCGCTAGTCAGCAGACAAAATTCGCCAGTTTTTAAACGCAAACTGTAATCAGATTGGTAAATGTGCTGCCAGTGTTGGAGTTGCAGCAGTGTCCTTTAACATCTATGTTGTTTTTTAACCCATTTACCCAGTAAGGGTTAAGAGTATtatgacatttattttcaaattgttttatCAGAAATTAGTGTAATATGTGCCAATGTCAGTGTGTGCCTTCAGACTGGTATGTCttgtttgtgtttaaaatatatcaacTAGGAGGTTGAGTTGATGGTTTTATATCCAGTGTTTGGTCTGGTGGTTAGGTTTTACATCAGCTTTAGAGCTCTGAAGGTAATGTGTGTGTGACCGcaatagaaaataaatgtttaaaaagacaTAATGCTTGTTTCCCCCCAATGATCTTTATCATCTTGCAAACACAACAGACTTTACATGATTGATAATTCATTTTAGTACTGGTATGAAAAGAGAACCTGCTAGAATGACAATTCAAGACTGCATTATCCAATCAAATCAAACTTTAATATGTtctattgatttaaaaatgtgctttgcTTTACTCAATTGGACTAAGGTTTAAGAGTGTTATTTCCTGTTATTGATTCTGCAGCGTGGCAATCTTGTTAACGGGTTCACCACTAACGAAATGCCACCTGCTCCCAATGTCTTATTAATGGCTAATGTTATGAACATTTCGTTTTTGATAATCCTGATATCAGCTCGCAAGGTTTTCAGAAGTGACGGTCCATCCAGTTTAACCCACTACACGTAAGGAGTCATTCACACATTAAACATTCCACCGTGCTACCTTTCCATTAAACACAGGATTGAGAACGCAACTGGCTTCACGGCTATCAAATGTAGCGAAAATGACCACTGGAGACTTAAAAATGAATTCTGTTGCAGTATTCGTCTTGCTTCTAGAGTCATTGTAATAAGTGATATACCTAGCCTACAGCAGAGCAGTGAGAACGGGAAGGTGCAAAAATTACAGAGgaactttttttcatttctaataatttatttatctcAAGTGCATAAGCAAATATGATATGTCAGTGCGTAAAGGTCTTGCAGCAAGTTTAAAAGCTGTGCACTTTGTCAGAAGATGCCCTCCACCATAAATAAAACCCACAAAAGAACAAAATCATATTTACATGAAGCAAAAACaacaccaacaacaacaaaaaaagaaaggatGAACCCACATGTTGAGCACTCTGTAAGTTCAGGGAGAAAAACAGGGTTGAAAGTCACCTACATTACTAGGCTTTTTACAATAGCGCTTTAAACATGACATAGCTTCCAATAAGAACAACAGCTTTCCCAGAAAAGCTTAACCACAGTTTGCCGAAGAAGATGTGATGTTTCGTACTTGTTTGttacctttgttttttttttcttttgtgataGAGATAATTGGAGAAATATTTTGAGAGCATATGATCGTGGCGTTGTATTTGAAAAGCACAGAATTACAGCAGCAGCTACTAGACAAGAAGCCAGAAAAAAACTTGGAAAGCTTGCCATTTAAATGTTATTCCTTCAAGTGAatcaaaagggaaaaaaatcctTTCTGGTTTGAGTGGTAATGAACTTCTTATGCAAATATTGCACAAGCAAAAACTGACTTAATTCTACACCAAGGTATGTTGTCCCTGCAACGAGGGGGGTCCACTAAGATCCTCTATGGTGATACACACTCATTGGGCCGGGGTGAGGGGACCCAACCTTAAAAATGATGTCCCATGTCCATTGAATAGATTACATAGCAGCAGAAATGTTAACAAGGACAGCACGACTGTTAACACAGGTTGGTTGAACAAGGACAGGACTAGGACTTCAATCCCGGAGagccactgcagagtttagctccaactttaatcaaacacacctgaacaagctaatcaaggtctaagggtcactagaaagctacaggcaggtcAGTTTATATCAAGGATGGAGGACATCTACACGGTGGCTCTTTGGGATGAAGTTGGCCACCCTTGGGCTAGGAGTTTTGTCCTCGCCACCTAAAGGCTTTGTCGTTTGTTTTTACTAAAAATCTTTGATTCAGTAATGCATATAGCCAGTTACAGTAGCTATTGTGTAAACCACATGAAGTAACAGCAAAAAAGAATCTTACTCCAAGTCCATTTagagtaaattaaataaatgaaaactaacCAGCAATACACAGACAGAGGCCACAACATACTCTCAGCTTTTGAGCCCAGCAGACAGGTTACAGACCGTTCATGAACTTACACAGTAGCTTTGGGAATTAAGGAATACTGTATGCATTGACAAAAGATAGTTTTAATGACGTTTTACACTTTGAGAGGTGATGTGTTGAGAGGTGAACGGAATAATGAATGTAAAGTGAGTCATTTGGGAGATACATTCATTAGTTACAACATGTAAAATGAACTTTCAATGGCAACAAATCATGCCCAAGCACACGAATGTGAGACATACTGAAAATTTGCTTGCATGatgataaaattaaacattCCAAACCAAAAAGGAGCAGGCTGACACAAACATAACCATTCACCAGAACCAACTGATGGTGGATAAAAAGTATCCAAATTGGTTTGAGAATAATCGCCACCATTTTAGAACTCATAAAAGCTCAAAGCAAATTAATTGTGAGATTATGTAATGAGATAAGTGACAATTATTGGAAATATATTATGAAACATacatatgcaatataaatatccctccctcaaaaaaagaaaaagaagaaaagccACAATGGCTTTGTGACAAATATAAATTAGACAAAGAATGGTCCCCAGTATTATAATAACATCAAGATTATCTGTCCCCTCTCAATTCAACAttaaatattctaaaaataacaaaattaacaaaagaatgaagaaatttaaaagaaatttaaagaaattctttaaaatgagtAACAACTGTAAAGTAACATGAGAAAAGGTGCTTTTCATAGAGGAAAACATTGGTTAGGAATGGCATCATTTTCTATGGACTGCTGTTCAGGATATAATCCTACATTTTGTAGTGGATATAGTGTAAGGCAGAGGGGCTTGAAGCTCAAAACACAACGAACAGGGTGCATTTCCAACCATGAATATCACTAACAGCACACATGTACATAATTCAGTCTCTACcaatacaagttaaaataaaaatacatatccaAGCTCGCACTAACTCTCCATTTTGAAGCTTGTTATGCTTAAAACAATTGACTGCACCTTTCAGGTAAGGCAGGTAAAACTTGGTTTGATCATGGGAACTCATATTCTgtgcattttatataatacTGCTGAAAGTCTACAGATGGTTCTGTCCTCTAAAACAGTAACTAAGGACTAAAGATGGgggaaaatatttattaaaaaaatttaaatgtaaaaaaaaaaaaaaataactggtAAACTACTGACACTCTCACAAAATTCCTCAACTGACAGTACATTGCAGTGATCTTTAGGAATACTTTTGAAAACCTCACAATCACCTGTGGAACACCCACAGGTCAACCGAGTCAAATATGAGAAAAGGTCTTTGTTCTTGAATCCCAAGCCCCTGATGCCTTTTGTCATCTTTACGGTAATGCCTCCACACAGATCTGCTCCTCTGTAATCTCATCCAGCATCTGAACATCAACAGGACTGCAAATGTCACTGTCGTACACTTGTGTGCCCATCAGCACCTCCTCCAGAGCCTCAGCTTTGGCCTTTGGAAAGCCATGCTGTTCAGATGGTGAGGTGCTTTCTACAGACTCTAGGTCTTCGATGCCAGCACGGTAGTGAATCATAAGCAGAGTCAAAGCTTGGAGTCGTTCACCGGACTTAGCCAGAGCTGCCGAGATGAGGACCTTGCGTCGAGAGTCAATCGTGTCTCGCTCTTCCACACTCAAAGAGTTGTTATGCTCCAGCTCCTGGTCAATCTCCTGCTGCAACTTGTCCAACATAAACTCAAGTTTCTGTGAACGTTCATCTGTCGGGAGGCCACGGTAAAGATCTCGACCAATCTCTTTGACGGCGATGAAGACGCTGTCGTCCAGCCCACCTTCCTTGCGCACCAGTTTGGAGCCACCGCCTCCAGGTGGCTGCTTGGAAGGACTGGCCCCAGCATAGGTCTCTGTGTCACTGCTCTCGTTGTCAGATGTGTTAGGTGTGTGTTTCGGAGAAGGTTCCACCAACCCTGGTCCCATTTCTGCAACCTGTTCTGCAAGTCTGGCTTTGGGCACCTGCCTTAAATTGAGGAGTCGAGAGCTAGTGTTGATAATGTGACGTGTAAGGCCAGTAGTTGCCCGATTGATTGTAGACTTGGCCTCAGGATCTGCCCCACGCCGGTCTGAGGCGGCTACGCAGTAAGGGTGCTCTGTTAGACACTTCTCCTGACACTTCTTGTGGCAGACATAAGAACAGGTCATGCACTGTGAGGCAGCCTTGGTCCACACCTTCTTCTTGCAATATTCGCACCAAGTGGGATTCTGGAATTGAGTGTCTTGAAAATTGTGCCGCATCTCTCCGATTTGCATGCCGCTGTAACTTGGTTCATCCCGGGTTACTATGAGAACCTGCTCCCGTTCCTTTTCCCGGTCTTTTAAGTCTTCTTCCTGTAGACTCCCTTCTCGCTCACGTTCTACCAGTCCACTGGAGAGGTCTGACTCCCCGTCTGCAAGGTAAGTGAAGTTGAGTGTAACATCACCATAGCAGAGTTTTTCATTGAATCCTTTGTGAGTGCTCAAGCTGCGCAAAGCAGTACGGCTGACACTGGCCCTTGGTTCGGGAGCACATAGACGGAAGGTGCTCTGATATTCAGCAGATGACGTAGCTAAGCATTCCAGTGCTATGTGTTCCAAGCGCAAGCTGATGTGCCCCAAGCACAAGAGACTACCAAGCTTGAAGGGGTCCTTGCACCAAAGTGCTACATTAAGGAATTTGTGGTGGCTTTCCACCTCAAGGATCACAGAGGCTTTGTTCCAGCGGGCAGCTCTGCTGCGGTACATGATTTCAGACGATTCCCAGAGACCCTGCTCATCGACACTGTCCCTAGTGTTGGAGGAGCTCTCGGATATCTTGTCTTTGGCtgaatcttgcttgtttgtggCTGGAATATTCGGGATTTCCTCTGCAGGCTCTGGGTGCTTGCTCACAGGCTTCGGCTCTTGTGACTTAACAGCGATTTTCTCTACCGGTTTGTCACCATTGGCAGGAGTGGGTTGCGTTTTTTCTGGACTTCTTTCCACTGCAGGTTCGTTACCTTCGATCAGGCTTTGGGTTTCTGAGGAGGCAGAAGTGACTTTTATATGAGGCCTGGGAGGGACAGGAGGGCgtgcaggtggtggaggagggGGCACCGTTGGTCTCTGTGGTGGTTCAGAAGATTCAGCAGTCTTGAGAGTTGGCGCCTTTGGTGATTCTTTGGGCTGGGGTTTGAGTGGGGACTGAAGGTTCAGTCTGCGGTTGAGAATTGGCGAGATGGAACCAAGGGGCTTGGCCAAGTTGGCCACAGTTTTTTTGGGACTTTGGTTTACAGAGAGCAGGAAATCCTCCTTAGTGTCAACAGTGACTGGAGCTGCAGTTGATTTGGACTCGACGATTAGCTCCTCAAACTCAGAGTCATTATCTCTGTTTTCAGATATGTCCATGGTGGTTATTGGGGCTGGGTCCTCCTCGTAGCCCCCAGGCTGATGAAGATAGCTGGGCTCCTCCATTGGGCCTAGGGTTTCTTGGAGTGTCCCCAAGCCCACAGTAGGCACCTGGTGCCGGACCGGCCTCTCATATAAGACTATCACTCTCTCTCCAGCTTGTTTCAGCAGCTTCGGCACTTGGACAGAGGACGTCACTTTGACTCCTGTGCAAACAGACAATGAAGAACGTTTGAAGCTTTGCAAATCTATTATAAAATCTTCCAAAATTGGGCATCAAATGAACTATCCACCATGTCAAACATGTCAAACATTCCATTTGAATAGTAAAAGTAATTGTATGTAATCACTAACCTCCAATAGCAATGAGGCGATCTCCTCTCTGTAAGTCTGCCAGGGCAGCTGGGGAGTTTGGGGTGACAGTCTCTATGCTCACATGCACCGTGTCACCATCACTGGCCGGGACATGCCTAAACGTCATTCCCACGCTCCCAGATGGTCCTTTGATCACCTCAGTCTGCAACAGACAAAGAGAAACAATATCAGATTtgcaaataatattaatgaaaagtTGTGCACTTGAAGAAATTTGGGATTcacaattataattaaattccaAGAAGCTTTgtaaattaacatattttttattgcagGTGTTGTTCTGGCATACATTACTTTAAGTCATAAGATCAACAAGTGGGACTGGATAGGAAAGGAGAAGTTAGGAGAAGCTTTTGTAACTACTTGAGGAGAACGCTAGCGGTTAAGCCAAAAGACAGTGTTTTTTAAAGCTTATCTTTTGACAGCAACAGCAGTTTATAATTAGGGCGGACAACCTACATTATGATGTGAACAAGACAGCCTTCACTTTCTATAGAAAGCTCTCTCTTCCCATCACATCGAACAATTTTCATGGTGATAAAACAATGCTCTCTAAAACGAAGGAAGGGAGGTCTGCAATTACTGCTAATTTCACTGCAAACGTGACAAGAAGTAGCAGCTGCTGTTTCAGGCTGGCTGCATCACAAAGCCCGGATCCAAAAATCCACCTGCAGGTCCACCTGCACCTCGGGGTGACACCATACAACAGCAGGTACAGAAGGAGCAAGTTAGTGTGCCAAAGTGTGGAAAGATTCCACTAGAACCACCAAGAAGCAAGAATGATGATCTGGACTGTATAATAGATGCACAAAGACCAGTATGATTGTTTTTCATTGATCTTCCCATGATATGCCCTCTGTGTCTCccatgttctctctctctccgttgTTTGTGCTAGGGGTGGGCAAGAAAAGACAGGATGCAGATCTACACTGCCGAGATGGATGACTGTAATTTTGCTGCTGTCATTTGTTATAACCCTTGAGAAGGGCACTGATTGAGTTAAACATGGGATGAAAAAACAGACAATCTACTCAAGCTGGCAAGCGGAAGACTGACTTGCCCAGTTTTGACCAATGACTAACTGTCTATTGAAACATTCAAGAAACCACTGAAAGTTCTTAGAAGGCAACTTACAAAAAGACACCCAAATTCAACAGTATAAAATGGATAGTTTCAACttcatatattgtatattaatattggtctgtcttgtcttgtctgtctgtctgtctgtctatcttaATAATAAATCTAACTATTTAACACTGATATCTGATGTTGCTGTTTCCATTTTGCcactgattaaaaataaaaacatggtcACGCAAACATTATTTTG includes these proteins:
- the pdzd8 gene encoding PDZ domain-containing protein 8, giving the protein MIYLILISAFSGAIVTLLLQFLLLYRRSPEPIARTVQYVKAVPEPALKDYFSNQQAESTQQQSDITASASKQPEAVSPKQHETTVPGSSPKQQPSSPPPSLSDSQHTSKAETCDFLNAIFLFLFRELRDTPVVRHWITKKIKVEFEELLQTKTAGRLLEGLSLRDFSLGNSVPVFKTARLMKPVALNEDNMPEELNFEVDLEYNGGFHLAIDVDLVFGKSAYLFVKMTRVAGRLKLQFTRMPFTHWSFSFLEDPLIDFEVKSQFEGRPLPQLTSIIVNQLKRVIKKKHTLPNYKIRYKPFFPFQVQPPLVSSCDLDISIRETLLVEGRLRVTLVECSRLFILGSYERETYVHCTVELSSDEWREKTRSSIKETEVIKGPSGSVGMTFRHVPASDGDTVHVSIETVTPNSPAALADLQRGDRLIAIGGVKVTSSVQVPKLLKQAGERVIVLYERPVRHQVPTVGLGTLQETLGPMEEPSYLHQPGGYEEDPAPITTMDISENRDNDSEFEELIVESKSTAAPVTVDTKEDFLLSVNQSPKKTVANLAKPLGSISPILNRRLNLQSPLKPQPKESPKAPTLKTAESSEPPQRPTVPPPPPPARPPVPPRPHIKVTSASSETQSLIEGNEPAVERSPEKTQPTPANGDKPVEKIAVKSQEPKPVSKHPEPAEEIPNIPATNKQDSAKDKISESSSNTRDSVDEQGLWESSEIMYRSRAARWNKASVILEVESHHKFLNVALWCKDPFKLGSLLCLGHISLRLEHIALECLATSSAEYQSTFRLCAPEPRASVSRTALRSLSTHKGFNEKLCYGDVTLNFTYLADGESDLSSGLVEREREGSLQEEDLKDREKEREQVLIVTRDEPSYSGMQIGEMRHNFQDTQFQNPTWCEYCKKKVWTKAASQCMTCSYVCHKKCQEKCLTEHPYCVAASDRRGADPEAKSTINRATTGLTRHIINTSSRLLNLRQVPKARLAEQVAEMGPGLVEPSPKHTPNTSDNESSDTETYAGASPSKQPPGGGGSKLVRKEGGLDDSVFIAVKEIGRDLYRGLPTDERSQKLEFMLDKLQQEIDQELEHNNSLSVEERDTIDSRRKVLISAALAKSGERLQALTLLMIHYRAGIEDLESVESTSPSEQHGFPKAKAEALEEVLMGTQVYDSDICSPVDVQMLDEITEEQICVEALP